From the genome of Triticum aestivum cultivar Chinese Spring chromosome 3B, IWGSC CS RefSeq v2.1, whole genome shotgun sequence, one region includes:
- the LOC123065309 gene encoding flowering-promoting factor 1-like protein 1, which yields MSGVWVFKNGVVRLVENPGSERTSTVRRKALLHTPSGQVVSSYATLEAKLTALGWERYYEDPALYQFHKRGCLDLISLPRDFNHFSSVHMYDVVIKNRESFRVVDA from the coding sequence ATGTCTGGCGTGTGGGTGTTCAAGAACGGGGTGGTGCGCCTGGTGGAGAACCCGGGGAGCGAGCGGACGTCGACGGTGCGGCGGAAGGCGCTGCTGCACACGCCGAGCGGGCAGGTGGTGTCGTCCTACGCGACGCTGGAGGCGAAGCTGACGGCGCTGGGGTGGGAGCGCTACTACGAGGACCCGGCGCTGTATCAGTTCCACAAGCGCGGCTGCCTCGACCTCATCTCCCTCCCCAGGGACTTCAACCACTTCTCCTCCGTCCACATGTACGACGTCGTCATCAAGAACAGGGAGTCCTTCCGCGTCGTCGACGCCTAG